Genomic DNA from Candidatus Nanopelagicales bacterium:
AGCGATGGACGCGGTGGCTGTCGGCGGAGTGAACAAGGCCCTACGGACGGCGGTCGCACTCGGAGTGGAGTTGTTGTGGACTGGCTCGGGCTGCTGGCCCTGGCGTCGGGAATCGCACTGACGGTGTACCTGGTGGTGGCGCTCGTGCGAGCGGAGCACTTCTGACATGTCCAGCCTCACTTCTGCACTGCTGCAGGTGGCGCTGCTGCTGGTGGCGCTGGCTGTTGCCCACCGACCCGTGGGGGAGTACGTCGCGCGAGTCGTGCAGTCCTCCTCTCACAGCCGGATCGAGCGAGCGGTCTACCGGATCGCGGGCATCGACCCGGCGGCCGACCAGAGGTGGACCGTGTACCTGCGGTCGGTGCTCGCGTTCTCTGCCGTGTCGATCCTGGTGCTTTTCGGGATCCTGCGCCTGCAGCCCGCCCTCCCGTACTCGCTGGACCGGCAGGGGGTGCCGCCGCTGCAGGCGCTCAACACGGCGGTCAGCTTCGTGACCAACACAAACTGGCAGTCGTACTCAGGCGAGACGGCTCTGGGCTACACCGCGCAGATGGCCGGCCTGGCCGTGCAGAACTTCCTGTCCGCCGCGGTCGGCATCGCCGTCGCGATCGCGCTCGTGCGGGGCCTGGTGCGCACGAACACCGACCGACTGGGCAACTTCTGGGTCGATATCACGCGGCTCACCCTCCGGGTGCTGCTGCCGCTCGCCGTCGTCTTCGCAGTGGTGCTCCTGCTCGGCGGGGTCATCCAGAACTTCGCCGGGGACACCGCGGTCACAACGGTGACTGGTGGCCAGCAGACGATTCCGGGAGGCCCGGTTGCCAGCCAGGAGGCCATCAAGCTCCTCGGCACCAACGGCGGCGGATTCTTCAACGCCAACTCTGCGCACCCGTTCGAGAATCCCCGTGCGTGGACGAACCTGATCCAGGTCTTCCTCATCCTGCTCATACCCGTGGCCTTGACGCGGACGTTCGGCCGGCTGGTCGGGGACAAGCGTCAGGGCTACGCCGTCCTCGCCGTGATGGCCCTGTTGTGGGGCTCGGTCACCTCGCTCCTCGTCTGGGCGGAGTGGGCCCACGGTGGCCCCGCCTTGCAGCTGGCAGGCGCGGCCATGGAGGGCAAGGAGGTCCGGTTCGGGGTGCCGATGTCGGCGGTGTTCGCGTCGGCGACCACCGGAACGTCCACGGGGGCCGTGGATGCGATGCACTCGTCCTTCACCGCCGACGGCGGCGGCCTCGCCATCCTCAACATGGTTCTGGGCGAGGTCTCCCCGGGTGGGGTCGGGTCGGGTCTCTACGGGATCCTCATCGCCGCCATGGTCTCGGTCTTCATCGCCGGTCTGATGGTGGGACGGACGCCGGAGTACCTCGGCAAGAAGATCGGTGCTCGTGAGATGAAGCTGGTCTCGCTGTACGTGCTCCTCACCCCGGCGGTCCTCCTGATCGGGCTCGGCGTGGCGATGGCCACCTCCGCGGGCCTGGACTCCATCCTCAATCCAGGACCGCACGGGCTCTCGGAGGTCTTCTATGCGTTC
This window encodes:
- the kdpA gene encoding potassium-transporting ATPase subunit KdpA, giving the protein MSSLTSALLQVALLLVALAVAHRPVGEYVARVVQSSSHSRIERAVYRIAGIDPAADQRWTVYLRSVLAFSAVSILVLFGILRLQPALPYSLDRQGVPPLQALNTAVSFVTNTNWQSYSGETALGYTAQMAGLAVQNFLSAAVGIAVAIALVRGLVRTNTDRLGNFWVDITRLTLRVLLPLAVVFAVVLLLGGVIQNFAGDTAVTTVTGGQQTIPGGPVASQEAIKLLGTNGGGFFNANSAHPFENPRAWTNLIQVFLILLIPVALTRTFGRLVGDKRQGYAVLAVMALLWGSVTSLLVWAEWAHGGPALQLAGAAMEGKEVRFGVPMSAVFASATTGTSTGAVDAMHSSFTADGGGLAILNMVLGEVSPGGVGSGLYGILIAAMVSVFIAGLMVGRTPEYLGKKIGAREMKLVSLYVLLTPAVLLIGLGVAMATSAGLDSILNPGPHGLSEVFYAFASASNNNGSAFAGLNANTDFYNVALAIAMGLGRFAPICLVLALAGSLAAQRAVPVTDGTLATHRPLFVVLVAGVVLIVAGLTFVPALALGPIAEALS